The Prunus persica cultivar Lovell chromosome G8, Prunus_persica_NCBIv2, whole genome shotgun sequence genome includes a region encoding these proteins:
- the LOC18766523 gene encoding disease resistance protein RPM1: MALPTNILIGKIVTIFENEASSIAGVRDEIDDIKQELVSMTAFLNDTEGKNVRSEGGRTWVASVRGMAYDVEDIIDEFMYHMYKRGCHDGRFARWFHQTIRIPQNVWFRRQMSKKLRKISIMIKAIPDRNQRYGVGGLEGTSSACDDVSKLMRNQAESSLFIKEDELVGIERKKQLLINWLMNGEQQQTLLSVVGMGGSGKTTLVAKTFNDERVKKQFHCCAWVTISQTYVIDDLFRSLIKEFHEANKEKIPADMNSMTYRELLQVLVNYLESKRYMVVLDDVWDIKLWKEIRIALPNTQLGSRIMLTTRKEDVASSSFGAQSHIHHIQLLEMNDAWELFSSKAFSAYQNNCCPPELQSLAEEVVEKCEGLPLAIVALAGLMSSKKPFEWKQVYNCLNLHLTIPLLERVENILFLSFDDLPYPLKHCFLYCSLFPEDYLIRRKRLIRMWIAEGFIQDEKGATPEEVAESYLMQLIFRSMLHVVQRNESGRPKACKMHDLMRKLALSKSEKEKFGAVYDGKEVMEEVQVRRLSTQTTGGGEIKLGTGVAQLRSFLVFVTDVSSSSSSNTLPSGCKLLRVLDLQYVPIDILPKELEYLFNLRYLNLRGTPVKKLPESIGKLSNLQTLDIRDSKIEVLPSGIAKLQNLRHLIMYRRTEEHRGFRYLNGTRSPSNICMLKKLQVLACVELEGNIVKLVGNMTQLRRIGISNVKERDEMDLCASIQKMKLLHQLVLKTSDEEEVLQTNALCSPPPHLQTLVLVGKLEIVPRWFFSLQSLIQLQLHWSRIEEDLLPYIEALPNLGYLVLINGYAGRELCFSRGFVKLTRLELCTCPLLNKVTIEKGVMSNLQSLRIDNCPELSTTPQGLQYLTKLKEMSLVVVPKELKDSIREGGVDREKVQHIPEIYHIYKTSLGMCRESLS; the protein is encoded by the coding sequence ATGGCCTTGCCGACAAACATCTTGATTGGCAAAATTGTGACCATTTTTGAGAACGAAGCATCCTCCATAGCCGGTGTTCGTGATGAAATTGATGACATCAAGCAGGAGCTTGTAAGCATGACGGCCTTCCTCAATGATACTGAGGGCAAGAATGTACGCAGCGAAGGTGGGAGGACGTGGGTTGCAAGCGTCAGAGGCATGGCCTATGATGTTGAAGACATCATTGACGAGTTCATGTATCACATGTATAAGCGAGGATGTCATGATGGTCGATTTGCAAGGTGGTTCCACCAAACTATTCGCATTCCACAGAATGTTTGGTTCAGACGTCAAATGTCAAAGAAGTTGCGGAAAATCTCAATAATGATTAAAGCCATTCCGGATAGGAATCAGAGATATGGTGTCGGTGGATTAGAAGGAACAAGTAGTGCTTGTGATGATGTTAGCAAATTGATGCGGAACCAAGCGGaatcttctctttttattaAGGAAGATGAGCTCGTGGGgattgaaagaaagaagcaacTATTGATCAATTGGTTGATGAATGGAGAGCAACAGCAAACGCTTCTCTCTGTGGTGGGGATGGGCGGATCAGGGAAGACGACTTTAGTTGCAAAGACCTTCAACGACGAAAGGGTCAAGAAACAATTCCACTGTTGTGCTTGGGTAACTATTTCACAAACTTATGTGATTGACGACTTGTTTAGAAGCTTGATTAAGGAATTCCACGAAGCAAACAAGGAAAAGATCCCTGCAGACATGAATTCCATGACATATAGAGAATTGCTACAGGTGCTGGTCAATTACTTGGAGTCTAAAAGGTACATGGTTGTATTGGATGATGTGTGGGATATTAAACTTTGGAAAGAAATTAGGATAGCACTCCCAAATACACAGCTTGGAAGTCGAATCATGTTAACTACTCGAAAAGAAGACGTAGCATCCTCTTCTTTTGGAGCACAAAGTCATATTCACCACATTCAACTCCTCGAAATGAATGATGCTTGGGAGCTATTCAGCAGCAAAGCATTCTCAGCTTACCAGAATAACTGTTGTCCACCAGAACTTCAATCATTGGCTGAGGAAGTTGTAGAAAAGTGTGAAGGCCTACCTCTGGCAATCGTGGCTTTAGCTGGTCTGATGTCCTCCAAGAAGCCATTCGAGTGGAAGCAAGTCTACAACTGCTTAAACTTGCATTTAACTATCCCGTTGTTAGAGCGAGTGGAGAACATCTTATTTCTTAGTTTTGATGATTTACCATACCCATTGAAGCACTGTTTTCTATACTGTTCCCTTTTCCCAGAAGACTATTTGATTCGAAGAAAGAGGCTCATTAGGATGTGGATAGCTGAAGGGTTTATTCAAGATGAAAAAGGCGCCACACCAGAAGAAGTTGCTGAGAGCTATCTTATGCAGCTCATTTTCCGTAGCATGCTACATGTTGTTCAGAGGAATGAAAGTGGAAGGCCAAAAGCATGTAAGATGCACGACCTTATGCGGAAGCTTGCTCTGTctaaatcagaaaaagaaaagttcgGTGCTGTATATGATGGAAAAGAAGTTATGGAAGAAGTTCAAGTGCGCCGCTTGTCAACTCAAACCACTGGAGGAGGAGAAATTAAACTAGGCACTGGTGTGGCACAACTTCGTTCTTTTCTTGTGTTTGTTACTGACGTGTCCTCATCCTCTTCCTCGAATACATTGCCTTCTGGATGCAAATTGTTGAGGGTGCTAGATTTGCAATATGTTCCAATTGATATACTGCCAAAAGAACTTGAGTACTTATTCAATTTAAGATACTTAAATTTAAGGGGAACTCCAGTTAAGAAGCTTCCTGAATCCATTGGAAAGCTCAGCAACCTTCAAACTTTGGATATCAGGGACTCAAAGATAGAGGTACTTCCAAGTGGAATTGCCAAGTTGCAAAACCTGCGCCATCTAATTATGTATCGTCGCACTGAAGAGCATAGGGGCTTCAGATATCTGAATGGGACAAGATCAccatcaaatatatgtatgTTGAAGAAATTGCAAGTTTTGGCGTGTGTTGAATTAGAAGGAAACATTGTTAAACTTGTGGGGAATATGACCCAACTTAGAAGGATTGGAATTTCAAATGTAAAAGAAAGAGACGAGATGGACCTATGTGCCTCAATTCAAAAGATGAAGCTCCTTCACCAGTTGGTTCTGAAGACAAGCGATGAAGAGGAAGTTCTTCAAACAAACGCACTATGCTCACCTCCTCCCCACCTTCAAACTCTTGTTTTGGTTGGCAAATTGGAAATTGTGCCACGTTGGTTCTTTTCACTCCAGAGCCTCATACAATTGCAACTGCATTGGTCTAGAATTGAAGAAGATTTGCTACCTTACATTGAAGCACTACCCAATCTGGGATATCTTGTACTTATTAATGGATATGCTGGCAGAGAGTTATGTTTCAGCAGAGGCTTTGTAAAGCTTACGAGATTGGAATTGTGTACTTGCCCCTTATTGAACAAGGTAACTATAGAAAAAGGGGTGATGTCAAATCTCCAATCCTTAAGGATTGATAACTGCCCAGAACTAAGCACAACGCCACAGGGTCTTCAATACCTCACTAAACTAAAAGAAATGTCATTGGTGGTTGTACCAAAGGAACTTAAGGATTCCATACGAGAAGGAGGTGTGGATCGTGAAAAGGTACAACACATCCCTGAGATCTACCATATTTACAAAACGTCACTGGGGATGTGTCGTGAAAGCTTGTCCTAG
- the LOC18766230 gene encoding succinate dehydrogenase assembly factor 1, mitochondrial — translation MGASRGPRFSGMQKQVLSLYRGFLRAARAKSAEDRQQIESLVSSEFRRNAKEVDRKNFLYIEYLLRRAKKQLDQLGAPMLLDYQP, via the coding sequence ATGGGAGCCTCAAGGGGACCAAGGTTTTCCGGGATGCAGAAACAAGTCCTTAGTCTATACAGAGGGTTTCTGAGGGCAGCCCGTGCGAAATCTGCTGAAGATCGACAGCAGATTGAGTCACTTGTGTCAAGTGAGTTCCGCCGCAATGCCAAGGAGGTAGACCGCAAAAATTTCCTTTACATTGAGTACTTGCTTCGCCGCGCTAAGAAACAGCTTGATCAGCTCGGAGCCCCGATGTTGTTGGATTATCAGCCCTGA